A section of the Trichomycterus rosablanca isolate fTriRos1 chromosome 6, fTriRos1.hap1, whole genome shotgun sequence genome encodes:
- the mtx2 gene encoding metaxin-2: MSLAAEAFVSQIAAAEPWPENAKLYQPLREDQILLSDCAASLAVQAYLRMCGLPVQVCCRSNAEYMSPSGKVPFIQVGNQVVSELGPIVQFTKAKGHSLSDGLDDVQRAEMKAYMELVNNMLLTAELYIQWCDDATAAEITRPRYSSPYSWPLNHILAYQKQWEVRRKMNAIGWGGKNLEQVYEDVSQCCQALSQRLGTQPYFFNKQPTELDALVFGHLFTILTTRLTTDELSEKIKSYSNLLSFCRRIEQTYFEAQDRDIQLGH; this comes from the exons CTGCTGAGCCATGGCCTGAAAATGCCAAACTTTACCAGCCCCTGAGGG AGGATCAGATCCTTCTGTCTGATTGTGCTGCATCCCTGGCAGTTCAG GCATACCTACGGATGTGTGGCCTACCAGTGCAAGTGTGTTGCCGTTCGAATGCTGAGTACATGTCGCCCTCAG GGAAGGTTCCTTTTATCCAAGTTGGTAATCAGGTTGTTTCAGAGCTGGGACCGATAGTACAGTTTACAAAAGCCAAG GGTCACTCTCTGAGTGATGGATTGGATGATGTTCAGAGAGCAGAGATGAAGGCATATATGGAGCTTGTTAACAACATGCTCCTTACAGCAGAG tTGTACATACAGTGGTGTGATGACGCTACAGCTGCAGAG ATCACAAGACCACGCTACAGTAGTCCATACTCTTGGCCGCTTAATCACATTCTGGCTTACCAAAAGCAGTGGGAGGTTCGTCGGAAGATGAATGCTATTGGTTGGGGAGGAAAGAACCTAGAACAG GTCTATGAAGATGTTAGTCAGTGCTGTCAGGCTCTCTCACAGAGACTTGGAACCCAGCCCTACTTTTTCAATAAACA GCCAACAGAACTGGATGCGCTGGTGTTTGGTCACCTTTTCACAATCCTGACCACACGCCTCACTACTGATGAGCTCAGTGAAAAGATCAAGTCCTACAGCAACCTGCTCTCCTTTTGCCGACGAATTGAACAGACTTATTTTGAGGCGCAGGACAGAGACATTCAGTTGGGGCACTAG